From Anopheles arabiensis isolate DONGOLA chromosome 3, AaraD3, whole genome shotgun sequence, a single genomic window includes:
- the LOC120904798 gene encoding multidrug resistance-associated protein 1-like isoform X3, translated as MTFEEFCGGPFWDDDLTWREEDPDLTFCFQRVILQWTPCFFLFVFSMYEVLRIVTSRYRDIPWNWFNITKMIFTFALMVMSWVDLGVVVQNLDEPEVFDVQILVAIFNALAYIMAMALYFFYRKYGIRSTGTMFIFWFLKAFFGIIQMRTEAMLHDVRGSGTGDFAEFQFVSYTIQYTFVCCVLLLELFPDKEPRYSEWAKLKNPNPELRSSFFSRLFYLYFDSYAWRGFRKPLTDDDMYDLNPEDTSRALVPPFDKYWYESVEKGRRKQIAADKKAGKTNLVYKPNAATNGSVLPAMVKAYGGPFWFAGMLQFAISGLQFASPYLMQEIMAVIALDGPFWKGMIITLGLFLTSLLIALFNGQYFHRTFLVGFRIRTGLISAIYRKALRISSFAKKDTTVGEIVNLMAVDAQRFFELTSYLHVLWSAPLIIALCIYLLYELLGPAVFAGLGVMVIMIPITGFIATRMRDLQVEQMKIKDERVKKMNEILGGIKVLKLYAWEPSFQDTVVTVRNEELDVLKSAAYYGAGTYFVWTMAPFLVTLASFAVYVMIDEENVLDPQTAFVALALFNILRFPLAMFPMMITFAMQAWVSIKRIDKFMNSEELDPNNVTHNKSENALEVKDGTFSWGDDAPTLKNINLALRRGKLSAVVGGVGTGKSSLISALLGEMEKMKGSVNTDGSIAYVPQQAWIQNATLRDNILFGRPFDQAKYDKVIECCALRPDLEMLPGGDTTEIGEKGINLSGGQKQRVALARAVYADSEVYLFDDPLSAVDAHVGKHIFEKVIGPSGMLVGRSRLLVTHGISFLPFVEEIFVMKDGEVSESGSYQELLDQKGAFAEFLTQHIQEMDDEDEDELKLIQEALKDGEAKKIVQRAMSTRSQRSGSSNGSVRKKRVSRAESRNSNKPRAVEQTVAQQSSATLIEKEESATGAVGYVVYIKYFKGIGLWLGFWSIFFSVINQGASIYANIWLTDWSEDPEAATDPSVRDMYLGVYGGLGGAQSIALLIASVTLALGCIKAARELHNNLLESSMRMPMSFFDTTPLGRIMNRFSKDVDVVDNILPQSIRAWLLMFFNVIGVFVVIGISTPIFLAVVPAFLVIYYLIQKFYIATSRQLKRLESVTRSPIYSHFGESITGQSTIRAYGQQDRFMNESEQRVDYNQLTSYPSIIANRWLAVRLELVGALVVFFAALFAMVARDTIGQATVGLSISYALQISATLSFLVRMTAEVETNIVAIERLEEYTVLPREAEWQLGHVDKAWPVEGKVEFKDYQIRYREGLDLVIRGISLNVRGGEKIGIVGRTGAGKSSLTLGLFRIVEAAGGQIIIDGLDISKMGLHQLRGRLTIIPQDPVLFSGTLRANVDPFKSYSDDQVWKALELSHLKTFVKGLSAGLDHEIAENGENLSVGQRQLICLARAVLRKTKVLILDEATAAVDLETDDLIQKTIRTEFADCTILTIAHRLNTILDSDRVLVLDKGLVAECDSPQNLLANRESIFYGMAKNAGIVS; from the exons ATGACGTTCGAAGAGTTTTGTGGTGGTCCCTTTTGG GACGATGACCTCACGTGGCGAGAGGAGGATCCGGATCTGACCTTTTGCTTCCAGCGCGTCATCCTACAATGGACACCGTGCTTCTTTCTGTTCGTGTTCTCCATGTACGAGGTACTTCGGATCGTGACCAGCCGGTATCGAGACATACCGTGGAACTGGTTCAATATCACGAAGATGATCTTCACCTTTGCGCTGATGGTGATGTCATGGGTTGACCTCGGCGTGGTCGTCCAAAATCTGGACGAGCCGGAGGTATTCGATGTGCAGATACTGGTGGCAATCTTCAACGCACTCGCTTAT ATTATGGCAATGGCACTGTATTTCTTCTACCGCAAGTACGGTATTCGCAGTACGGGCACCATGTTTATCTTCTGGTTCCTGAAGGCCTTCTTCGGCATCATCCAGATGCGCACGGAAGCGATGCTGCACGATGTGCGCGGCTCTGGCACGGGTGACTTTGCCGAATTCCAGTTCGTCAGCTATACGATCCAGTACACGTTCGTGTGCTGCGTGTTGCTACTGGAGCTGTTCCCCGACAAGGAACCGCGGTACAGTGAGTGGGCTAAGCTGAAGAACCCAAACCCCGAGCTACGGTCCAGCTTCTTCTCGCGGCTGTTCTACCTGTACTTCGATTCGTACGCGTGGCGTGGATTCCGCAAACCCCTCACCGACGATGACATGTACGATCTCAACCCGGAAGACACGTCGCGTGCGTTAGTGCCACCGTTCGACAAGTACTGGTACGAGAGTGTGGAGAAGGGACGTCGCAAACAGATCGCAGCCGATAAGAAGGCCGGAAAAACGAACCTGGTGTACAAACCGAACGCGGCAACGAATGGTTCGGTACTGCCAGCGATGGTGAAAGCGTACGGTGGTCCGTTCTGGTTCGCCGGTATGCTGCAGTTTGCCATCTCGGGGCTGCAGTTCGCATCGCCCTACTTGATGCAGGAGATTATGGCCGTGATTGCGCTGGATGGTCCGTTCTGGAAGGGTATGATTATTACGCTTGGACTGTTCCTAACCTCGCTGCTGATAGCGCTGTTCAACGGGCAGTACTTCCACCGTACCTTCCTCGTTGGGTTCCGCATTCGGACGGGGCTGATCAGTGCGATCTATCGCAAGGCGTTACGAATTTCAAGCTTCGCCAAGAAGGACACAACGGTTGGAGAGATCGTCAACTTGATGGCGGTCGATGCACAGCGCTTCTTTGAGTTGACATCGTATCTGCACGTGCTGTGGTCGGCTCCTTTAATTATTGCACTGTGCATTTATCTGCTGTACGAGCTGCTCGGTCCGGCAGTGTTTGCCGGGTTGGGTGTGATGGTGATTATGATCCCAATTACCGGTTTCATCGCAACGCGTATGCGTGATCTGCAAGTGGAACAGATGAAGATCAAGGACGAGCGAGTGAAAAAGATGAACGAAATCCTTGGTGGCATTAAGGTGCTGAAGCTTTACGCTTGGGAGCCAAGCTTCCAGGATACGGTAGTGACGGTGCGTAACGAGGAGCTGGATGTGTTGAAGAGTGCCGCCTACTATGGAGCGGGTACTTACTTCGTGTGGACGATGGCACCGTTCCTGGTGACACTAGCCTCCTTCGCCGTGTACGTAatgatcgacgaggaaaacgtACTTGATCCTCAGACGGCATTTGTGGCGCTGGCACTGTTCAACATTCTACGATTCCCATTGGCGATGTTCCCGATGATGATTACGTTCGCCATGCAGGCGTGGGTATCGATCAAGCGTATCGACAAGTTCATGAACAGCGAGGAGCTCGATCCGAACAACGTTACGCACAACAAGAGTGAAAACGCGCTCGAGGTAAAGGATGGAACGTTCTCGTGGGGAGATGATGCACCGACGCTGAAGAACATTAATCTGGCGCTGCGTAGAGGAAAGCTGTCGGCTGTGGTTGGGGGTGTCGGTACGGGCAAGAGCTCACTGATATCGGCTCTGTTGGGTGAGATGGAAAAGATGAAGGGATCGGTCAATACGGACGGTTCGATCGCGTACGTTCCTCAGCAAGCGTGGATCCAGAATGCAACACTTCGGGATAATATCCTGTTCGGCCGACCGTTCGATCAGGCCAAGTACGATAAAGTGATTGAGTGTTGTGCATTGCGTCCGGATCTGGAGATGCTGCCAGGTGGTGATACGACGGAGATCGGTGAGAAGGGTATTAATCTTTCTGGAGGACAGAAACAGCGTGTAGCGTTGGCACGAGCAGTGTATGCTGACTCTGAAGTGTACCTGTTTGACGATCCGTTGAGTGCTGTAGACGCTCACGTAGGCAAGCACATCTTTGAGAAGGTGATCGGTCCGTCGGGAATGCTGGTTGGTAGATCGCGTCTTCTTGTAACGCACGGCATATCGTTCCTTCCCTTTGTGGAGGAAATATTCGTCATGAAGGATGGAGAGGTCTCCGAGAGTGGATCATACCA GGAACTTCTCGACCAGAAGGGCGCATTCGCCGAATTCCTCACGCAGCACATTCAGGAGATGgacgatgaggatgaggatgagTTGAAACTGATCCAGGAGGCACTTAAGGATGGTGAAGCGAAGAAGATTGTACAGCGCGCAATGTCCACACGCTCGCAGCGATCGGGCAGCAGCAATGGTAGTGTGCGCAAGAAGCGTGTAAGCCGTGCCGAATcacgcaacagcaacaaaccgCGAGCAGTGGAACAAACAGTCGCGCAACAGTCCTCGGCTACGCTGATCGAAAAGGAAGAGTCGGCAACAGGTGCCGTCGGTTACGTAGTGTACATTAAGTACTTCAAAGGCATTGGGCTGTGGCTTGGATTTTGGTCAATCTTCTTCAGCGTCATCAATCAGGGAGCATCGATCTACGCCAACATTTGGCTCACCGATTGGTCCGAAGATCCAGAAGCTGCAACAGACCCATCGGTGCGTGATATGTACCTCGGTGTTTACGGTGGTCTGGGAGGAGCACAATCGATCGCACTGTTGATCGCTTCCGTAACGCTGGCACTGGGATGTATTAAGGCGGCTCGTGAACTGCACAACAATCTGCTGGAAAGCTCGATGCGAATGCCAATGTCATTCTTCGACACGACCCCACTCGGCCGTATAATGAACCGGTTCTCGAAGGATGTGGACGTGGTGGACAACATTCTCCCACAGTCTATTCGTGCCTGGTTGCTGATGTTCTTCAACGTgatcggtgtgtttgtggtgatcGGTATCTCTACGCCCATCTTCTTGGCAGTCGTTCCAGCCTTCCTGGTGATTTACTATCTGATCCAGAAGTTCTACATTGCCACCTCGCGACAGCTAAAGCGTTTGGAATCGGTGACACGTAGTCCGATCTATTCCCACTTTGGGGAGAGTATTACGGGTCAGAGCACTATTCGGGCCTATGGACAGCAGGATCGATTCATGAACGAATCGGAACAGCGTGTGGACTACAATCAGCTCACTTCCTACCCGAGTATCATTGCCAACCGTTGGCTAGCAGTGCGGCTTGAGTTGGTTGGAGCTCTGGTTGTGTTCTTTGCGGCACTGTTCGCTATGGTGGCACGTGATACCATCGGGCAGGCAACGGTTGGACTGTCGATCAGTTACGCTCTGCAGATATCGGCCACGCTTAGTTTCCTCGTGCGTATGACGGCTGAAGTGGAGACGAACATTGTTGCTATTGAGCGATTGGAGGAGTACACGGTGCTTCCACGAGAGGCTGAGTGGCAACTGGGACATGTGGACAAGGCATGGCCAGTGGAAGGAAAGGTCGAGTTCAAGGACTATCAGATTCGGTACCGCGAGGGACTTGATCTGGTCATTCGAGGCATCTCGCTCAACGTTCGAGGAGGCGAGAAGATCGGTATCGTTGGTCGTACCGGAGCTGGAAAGTCCAGTCTTACACTTGGTCTCTTCAG AATTGTTGAAGCGGCCGGTGGACAAATCATCATCGACGGACTCGACATCTCCAAAATGGGACTGCACCAGTTGCGAGGACGACTGACTATCATTCCTCAAGATCCGGTGTTGTTCTCCGGTACTCTCCGAGCAAATGTGGATCCTTTCAAGAGCTACAGTGACGACCAGGTGTGGAAGGCTCTTGAACTTTCTCATCTGAAGACGTTTGTGAAGGGATTGTCTGCGGGACTCGATCATGAGATTGCGGAGAACGGAGAGAACCTCTCGGTCGGTCAAAGACAGCTGATCTGTTTGGCACGTGCTGTGCTACGCAAGACAAAGGTGTTGATTCTGGATGAGGCTACAGCGGCGGTGGATCTGGAAACGGATGACTTGATTCAG AAAACAATCCGTACGGAGTTCGCCGACTGTACGATCCTCACGATCGCACATCGTTTGAACACGATCCTCGACTCAGATCGCGTGCTGGTGCTCGACAAGGGACTGGTAGCGGAGTGTGACTCACCACAGAATCTGCTAGCGAACCGAGAGTCGATTTTCTATGGAATGGCGAAGAACGCTGGAATCGTTTCGTAG
- the LOC120904798 gene encoding multidrug resistance-associated protein 1-like isoform X2, which produces MTFEEFCGGPFWDDDLTWREEDPDLTFCFQRVILQWTPCFFLFVFSMYEVLRIVTSRYRDIPWNWFNITKMIFTFALMVMSWVDLGVVVQNLDEPEVFDVQILVAIFNALAYIMAMALYFFYRKYGIRSTGTMFIFWFLKAFFGIIQMRTEAMLHDVRGSGTGDFAEFQFVSYTIQYTFVCCVLLLELFPDKEPRYSEWAKLKNPNPELRSSFFSRLFYLYFDSYAWRGFRKPLTDDDMYDLNPEDTSRALVPPFDKYWYESVEKGRRKQIAADKKAGKTNLVYKPNAATNGSVLPAMVKAYGGPFWFAGMLQFAISGLQFASPYLMQEIMAVIALDGPFWKGMIITLGLFLTSLLIALFNGQYFHRTFLVGFRIRTGLISAIYRKALRISSFAKKDTTVGEIVNLMAVDAQRFFELTSYLHVLWSAPLIIALCIYLLYELLGPAVFAGLGVMVIMIPITGFIATRMRDLQVEQMKIKDERVKKMNEILGGIKVLKLYAWEPSFQDTVVTVRNEELDVLKSAAYYGAGTYFVWTMAPFLVTLASFAVYVMIDEENVLDPQTAFVALALFNILRFPLAMFPMMITFAMQAWVSIKRIDKFMNSEELDPNNVTHNKSENALEVKDGTFSWGDDAPTLKNINLALRRGKLSAVVGGVGTGKSSLISALLGEMEKMKGSVNTDGSIAYVPQQAWIQNATLRDNILFGRPFDQAKYDKVIECCALRPDLEMLPGGDTTEIGEKGINLSGGQKQRVALARAVYADSEVYLFDDPLSAVDAHVGKHIFEKVIGPSGMLVGRSRLLVTHGISFLPFVEEIFVMKDGEVSESGSYQELLDQKGAFAEFLTQHIQEMDDEDEDELKLIQEALKDGEAKKIVQRAMSTRSQRSGSSNGSVRKKRVSRAESRNSNKPRAVEQTVAQQSSATLIEKEESATGAVGYVVYIKYFKGIGLWLGFWSIFFSVINQGASIYANIWLTDWSEDPEAATDPSVRDMYLGVYGGLGGAQSIALLIASVTLALGCIKAARELHNNLLESSMRMPMSFFDTTPLGRIMNRFSKDVDVVDNILPQSIRAWLLMFFNVIGVFVVIGISTPIFLAVVPAFLVIYYLIQKFYIATSRQLKRLESVTRSPIYSHFGESITGQSTIRAYGQQDRFMNESEQRVDYNQLTSYPSIIANRWLAVRLELVGALVVFFAALFAMVARDTIGQATVGLSISYALQISATLSFLVRMTAEVETNIVAIERLEEYTVLPREAEWQLGHVDKAWPVEGKVEFKDYQIRYREGLDLVIRGISLNVRGGEKIGIVGRTGAGKSSLTLGLFRIVEAAGGQIIIDGLDISKMGLHQLRGRLTIIPQDPVLFSGTLRANVDPFKSYSDDLVWKALELSHLKTFVKGLAAGLDHEIAENGENLSVGQRQLICLARAVLRKTKVLILDEATAAVDLETDDLIQKTIRTEFADCTILTIAHRLNTILDSDRVLVLDKGLVAECDSPQNLLANRESIFFGMAKNAGIVS; this is translated from the exons ATGACGTTCGAAGAGTTTTGTGGTGGTCCCTTTTGG GACGATGACCTCACGTGGCGAGAGGAGGATCCGGATCTGACCTTTTGCTTCCAGCGCGTCATCCTACAATGGACACCGTGCTTCTTTCTGTTCGTGTTCTCCATGTACGAGGTACTTCGGATCGTGACCAGCCGGTATCGAGACATACCGTGGAACTGGTTCAATATCACGAAGATGATCTTCACCTTTGCGCTGATGGTGATGTCATGGGTTGACCTCGGCGTGGTCGTCCAAAATCTGGACGAGCCGGAGGTATTCGATGTGCAGATACTGGTGGCAATCTTCAACGCACTCGCTTAT ATTATGGCAATGGCACTGTATTTCTTCTACCGCAAGTACGGTATTCGCAGTACGGGCACCATGTTTATCTTCTGGTTCCTGAAGGCCTTCTTCGGCATCATCCAGATGCGCACGGAAGCGATGCTGCACGATGTGCGCGGCTCTGGCACGGGTGACTTTGCCGAATTCCAGTTCGTCAGCTATACGATCCAGTACACGTTCGTGTGCTGCGTGTTGCTACTGGAGCTGTTCCCCGACAAGGAACCGCGGTACAGTGAGTGGGCTAAGCTGAAGAACCCAAACCCCGAGCTACGGTCCAGCTTCTTCTCGCGGCTGTTCTACCTGTACTTCGATTCGTACGCGTGGCGTGGATTCCGCAAACCCCTCACCGACGATGACATGTACGATCTCAACCCGGAAGACACGTCGCGTGCGTTAGTGCCACCGTTCGACAAGTACTGGTACGAGAGTGTGGAGAAGGGACGTCGCAAACAGATCGCAGCCGATAAGAAGGCCGGAAAAACGAACCTGGTGTACAAACCGAACGCGGCAACGAATGGTTCGGTACTGCCAGCGATGGTGAAAGCGTACGGTGGTCCGTTCTGGTTCGCCGGTATGCTGCAGTTTGCCATCTCGGGGCTGCAGTTCGCATCGCCCTACTTGATGCAGGAGATTATGGCCGTGATTGCGCTGGATGGTCCGTTCTGGAAGGGTATGATTATTACGCTTGGACTGTTCCTAACCTCGCTGCTGATAGCGCTGTTCAACGGGCAGTACTTCCACCGTACCTTCCTCGTTGGGTTCCGCATTCGGACGGGGCTGATCAGTGCGATCTATCGCAAGGCGTTACGAATTTCAAGCTTCGCCAAGAAGGACACAACGGTTGGAGAGATCGTCAACTTGATGGCGGTCGATGCACAGCGCTTCTTTGAGTTGACATCGTATCTGCACGTGCTGTGGTCGGCTCCTTTAATTATTGCACTGTGCATTTATCTGCTGTACGAGCTGCTCGGTCCGGCAGTGTTTGCCGGGTTGGGTGTGATGGTGATTATGATCCCAATTACCGGTTTCATCGCAACGCGTATGCGTGATCTGCAAGTGGAACAGATGAAGATCAAGGACGAGCGAGTGAAAAAGATGAACGAAATCCTTGGTGGCATTAAGGTGCTGAAGCTTTACGCTTGGGAGCCAAGCTTCCAGGATACGGTAGTGACGGTGCGTAACGAGGAGCTGGATGTGTTGAAGAGTGCCGCCTACTATGGAGCGGGTACTTACTTCGTGTGGACGATGGCACCGTTCCTGGTGACACTAGCCTCCTTCGCCGTGTACGTAatgatcgacgaggaaaacgtACTTGATCCTCAGACGGCATTTGTGGCGCTGGCACTGTTCAACATTCTACGATTCCCATTGGCGATGTTCCCGATGATGATTACGTTCGCCATGCAGGCGTGGGTATCGATCAAGCGTATCGACAAGTTCATGAACAGCGAGGAGCTCGATCCGAACAACGTTACGCACAACAAGAGTGAAAACGCGCTCGAGGTAAAGGATGGAACGTTCTCGTGGGGAGATGATGCACCGACGCTGAAGAACATTAATCTGGCGCTGCGTAGAGGAAAGCTGTCGGCTGTGGTTGGGGGTGTCGGTACGGGCAAGAGCTCACTGATATCGGCTCTGTTGGGTGAGATGGAAAAGATGAAGGGATCGGTCAATACGGACGGTTCGATCGCGTACGTTCCTCAGCAAGCGTGGATCCAGAATGCAACACTTCGGGATAATATCCTGTTCGGCCGACCGTTCGATCAGGCCAAGTACGATAAAGTGATTGAGTGTTGTGCATTGCGTCCGGATCTGGAGATGCTGCCAGGTGGTGATACGACGGAGATCGGTGAGAAGGGTATTAATCTTTCTGGAGGACAGAAACAGCGTGTAGCGTTGGCACGAGCAGTGTATGCTGACTCTGAAGTGTACCTGTTTGACGATCCGTTGAGTGCTGTAGACGCTCACGTAGGCAAGCACATCTTTGAGAAGGTGATCGGTCCGTCGGGAATGCTGGTTGGTAGATCGCGTCTTCTTGTAACGCACGGCATATCGTTCCTTCCCTTTGTGGAGGAAATATTCGTCATGAAGGATGGAGAGGTCTCCGAGAGTGGATCATACCA GGAACTTCTCGACCAGAAGGGCGCATTCGCCGAATTCCTCACGCAGCACATTCAGGAGATGgacgatgaggatgaggatgagTTGAAACTGATCCAGGAGGCACTTAAGGATGGTGAAGCGAAGAAGATTGTACAGCGCGCAATGTCCACACGCTCGCAGCGATCGGGCAGCAGCAATGGTAGTGTGCGCAAGAAGCGTGTAAGCCGTGCCGAATcacgcaacagcaacaaaccgCGAGCAGTGGAACAAACAGTCGCGCAACAGTCCTCGGCTACGCTGATCGAAAAGGAAGAGTCGGCAACAGGTGCCGTCGGTTACGTAGTGTACATTAAGTACTTCAAAGGCATTGGGCTGTGGCTTGGATTTTGGTCAATCTTCTTCAGCGTCATCAATCAGGGAGCATCGATCTACGCCAACATTTGGCTCACCGATTGGTCCGAAGATCCAGAAGCTGCAACAGACCCATCGGTGCGTGATATGTACCTCGGTGTTTACGGTGGTCTGGGAGGAGCACAATCGATCGCACTGTTGATCGCTTCCGTAACGCTGGCACTGGGATGTATTAAGGCGGCTCGTGAACTGCACAACAATCTGCTGGAAAGCTCGATGCGAATGCCAATGTCATTCTTCGACACGACCCCACTCGGCCGTATAATGAACCGGTTCTCGAAGGATGTGGACGTGGTGGACAACATTCTCCCACAGTCTATTCGTGCCTGGTTGCTGATGTTCTTCAACGTgatcggtgtgtttgtggtgatcGGTATCTCTACGCCCATCTTCTTGGCAGTCGTTCCAGCCTTCCTGGTGATTTACTATCTGATCCAGAAGTTCTACATTGCCACCTCGCGACAGCTAAAGCGTTTGGAATCGGTGACACGTAGTCCGATCTATTCCCACTTTGGGGAGAGTATTACGGGTCAGAGCACTATTCGGGCCTATGGACAGCAGGATCGATTCATGAACGAATCGGAACAGCGTGTGGACTACAATCAGCTCACTTCCTACCCGAGTATCATTGCCAACCGTTGGCTAGCAGTGCGGCTTGAGTTGGTTGGAGCTCTGGTTGTGTTCTTTGCGGCACTGTTCGCTATGGTGGCACGTGATACCATCGGGCAGGCAACGGTTGGACTGTCGATCAGTTACGCTCTGCAGATATCGGCCACGCTTAGTTTCCTCGTGCGTATGACGGCTGAAGTGGAGACGAACATTGTTGCTATTGAGCGATTGGAGGAGTACACGGTGCTTCCACGAGAGGCTGAGTGGCAACTGGGACATGTGGACAAGGCATGGCCAGTGGAAGGAAAGGTCGAGTTCAAGGACTATCAGATTCGGTACCGCGAGGGACTTGATCTGGTCATTCGAGGCATCTCGCTCAACGTTCGAGGAGGCGAGAAGATCGGTATCGTTGGTCGTACCGGAGCTGGAAAGTCCAGTCTTACACTTGGTCTCTTCAG AATTGTTGAAGCAGCCGGTGGACAAATCATCATCGACGGACTCGACATCTCCAAAATGGGGCTGCACCAGTTGCGAGGACGACTGACCATCATCCCACAAGATCCGGTGTTGTTCTCCGGTACACTCCGAGCCAACGTGGATCCTTTCAAGAGCTACAGTGATGATCTGGTATGGAAGGCTCTAGAGTTGTCCCATCTAAAGACGTTTGTGAAAGGGCTGGCAGCAGGATTAGATCATGAGATTGCAGAGAACGGAGAGAACCTCTCGGTCGGTCAAAGGCAGCTGATCTGTTTGGCACGTGCTGTGCTACGCAAAACAAAGGTGTTGATTCTGGATGAGGCTACAGCGGCGGTGGATCTCGAAACGGATGACTTGATTCAG AAAACAATCCGTACGGAGTTCGCCGACTGTACGATCCTCACGATCGCTCATCGTTTGAACACGATCCTCGACTCAGATCGCGTGCTGGTGCTCGACAAGGGACTGGTAGCGGAGTGTGACTCACCACAGAACCTGCTTGCGAACCGAGAATCGATCTTCTTCGGCATGGCAAAGAACGCCGGTATTGTAAGCTAG